The stretch of DNA TCGGCAATCGCATAGAGCCTGCGGTTCCTTTCAATTGTTTGCGTGTGCGATGGAGGCCGGGAGCTGGAACAAGCGAGCAGGTTGTCGGAAACAGTTCCCGCGCCTCTGTCGAAGAATCTGCAAAGAGAAGAACTATAGATACCCTTCTAGGAGGATGCCGGGTCGCGCCAGGGAATTAATTGGGTGAGAAACCTGGTAGACCCGGCTGATAAGAATTGTGATATTGCGAAATAACAGGAATCGAGGGACAGCATGAAATTCAGACTGCTATTGAGTGTGACCTTGTTGCTGGTCGCGGCGACCCGATCAAGTGGTGCGGATCTACTCAAAATGGGAAGCACGTATTCCAGCACACTGGTCCGAGCGGCGATCAAAGATAGCTTTGTGATCTGCTCGACACCAAGCGGGATCGAGGTCTTGAGATTCCGGGATTCATTACCACCTGAGCCGATTGCGCAGCTTAACTTGTACGACCAGCGTGGTCTGGTCTGGTGGGACTACGGGGTTACTGATCTTAAGATATCCGGCCAGACTGCCTATGCAGTGGACTGCAATGGACATCTCTATTCCATAGATCTGAGTAACCCGCTCGATCCGACAGTCATTGAGACAGTGGTACTGCCTAGGCCGGCGACCGCATTGGATGTCTCCGGCACCGTTGCCTGCGTCGCATATGGCTCCTATCGAGATTCGACAGGTATTCTCCTGCTTGATCTCTCAACGCCAACAGAAATTGCGGAAGTTGGAGCGATCCGTTTTCCTGATTCTCTGAATCCGCCCGAGGATGTGGCCGTTCGCGACACCGTTATGTTTGCAATCTGCCAGGGCGCATTGCTGGTCTTCAACATCGCCGATCCTTCGGCGCCGGTTTTCCTTGATAGTGTCCGTGTCAACCACAACCCGTTCCTCGAGATTGAACTTGATCGTTCGGATTCGCTCGTTTATCTGTCGGACCGGGGATTCAATTGGCCAACCTGTCAATCAGGATTAACAGTCGTCAACGCAGCCGATCCGGCGGATTTATTGGTCTTGTCCCGTACCGTGACCTATGGCGCGGCCTCGCAGATGGCGGTCAGTGACAGTCTCTTGTTCCTAACTGCCGGATCCTGGGGGTTACAGGTTTACGACCGGGCAAATTCAGCACAACCGGATAGTCTAACGCGTCTGCCGATCACCTATTTCGCCGGAGATGTGGTAGCCAACGAGTCGCTTGCGGTAGTGACCGACTATGGTCCGATGTACTTTCTCGACCTGGATATTGAACGATTCGAGTGCAAGTACTGGGTCGATTGGTGGCCGATGCCTTGGCCACCAACAGAGTTAACGGTGGTTGGTATCTCGGCGCCAATTCCACAAATCAAGGCCTCATACAGCTTACCTTCCCCTGCAACCGGAATCGCCGTCGCGTCAAACACGATCTATTGTCTGTACAATGATAATTTTGGACCAGATGTCATGGCCATTGATGTTACGAGTCCATCGAAGCCCACTTGGATCGGCAGTTGCCTGACCGGATTCGGTAATTCTACTGGTGTAGTGGTCGACACATTCCTGTATGTAGCATCTACCGGAATTGGGACAATCTCAACACCAGGGATTCGCACGATCAATATCGCCGATCCTGCCAATCCTTTTGTTGTTGCCGAAGAAACACTGGCGGTTGGCGGTATCAATTTCCAAGTACGCGACACTCTTCTCTATGTCATGCGCGGTGGCGACGGAATCAGCCTGGTGAATATTGCGACTCCCGACCAACCGGCTACAGTCTTCACCTATGACTCTCCCGGAATTGCCAAGGATGTCTGTTTCCTGGATTCGATGGTTTATATCGCCGACGGCGACTTTGGCATTATCGTCTTGTCAATGCCCAGCATCTCTAATGTGCAGTGGGTCGGGCAGATCGGTGGTAGTGGTAATGACTATTGTCGAATCATGGTTCGAGATTCACTGCTGCTTGCACTTACCCCAAACTCGATAGAAGTGTACGACATTGCGAGCGACCGTGTCAATCCGCCTTTTCTCGGTGGCGCTTCAATTGGTCCAAACATTCTCGACTTCGGTTTTGAGAGCGACCGGATGTATGCCGCAGTGGGCGAGCGAGGAGTATTGGCATATGATATCGGTAATCCTGCAGATCCGCAGCTCGTTGCCGAATATGACACACCAGTCAATGCGTTGGCAGTTGAGGCACGCGATTCTATGGTCTTTGTCGCCGATCAGGAGAATCTGGTTTGCTTGCGGTTCACCGGCGCAACTTCAGTCGACGGAAATGAATCTGGACTCCCATCACTCGCAACCCTGAAGCAAAACTATCCGAATCCTTTCAACCCATCTACAAAGATCGAGTACAGCCTGCCTCGACGGGCGCACGTTCGATTGACTGTCTACAATCTGCTTGGACAACAGGTGGCGAAATTGGTCGACGCGGAGCAAAGCGCCGGGACACACAACGTAGTCTGGCAGGCACACGGACAGTCATCAGGATTCTACCTATATCGCCTCCAAGCAGGCGAGGCT from bacterium encodes:
- a CDS encoding T9SS type A sorting domain-containing protein; its protein translation is MKFRLLLSVTLLLVAATRSSGADLLKMGSTYSSTLVRAAIKDSFVICSTPSGIEVLRFRDSLPPEPIAQLNLYDQRGLVWWDYGVTDLKISGQTAYAVDCNGHLYSIDLSNPLDPTVIETVVLPRPATALDVSGTVACVAYGSYRDSTGILLLDLSTPTEIAEVGAIRFPDSLNPPEDVAVRDTVMFAICQGALLVFNIADPSAPVFLDSVRVNHNPFLEIELDRSDSLVYLSDRGFNWPTCQSGLTVVNAADPADLLVLSRTVTYGAASQMAVSDSLLFLTAGSWGLQVYDRANSAQPDSLTRLPITYFAGDVVANESLAVVTDYGPMYFLDLDIERFECKYWVDWWPMPWPPTELTVVGISAPIPQIKASYSLPSPATGIAVASNTIYCLYNDNFGPDVMAIDVTSPSKPTWIGSCLTGFGNSTGVVVDTFLYVASTGIGTISTPGIRTINIADPANPFVVAEETLAVGGINFQVRDTLLYVMRGGDGISLVNIATPDQPATVFTYDSPGIAKDVCFLDSMVYIADGDFGIIVLSMPSISNVQWVGQIGGSGNDYCRIMVRDSLLLALTPNSIEVYDIASDRVNPPFLGGASIGPNILDFGFESDRMYAAVGERGVLAYDIGNPADPQLVAEYDTPVNALAVEARDSMVFVADQENLVCLRFTGATSVDGNESGLPSLATLKQNYPNPFNPSTKIEYSLPRRAHVRLTVYNLLGQQVAKLVDAEQSAGTHNVVWQAHGQSSGFYLYRLQAGEASATKKMLLLK